The Arachis ipaensis cultivar K30076 chromosome B03, Araip1.1, whole genome shotgun sequence region TATCAATTTCTGTATTGTTCAGCCTATAGCCTCCCTATGAAGCATGACACAGGTGTAATGCCTATACTCTCCTGTTAGGGTGCGAAGAAATTTTGGGGTTTAGGGGCTTCAAGCCACTTGATGAAGCAAGAGCTATCGCTCCTCCAAGGCCCATGTAGGAGTATTTGGTGATTCTGCTGCCTATGGTAGGTGTCATCTCCAATTTGACCTTATTATTAGGTATAATTATGGTTGAAGTAATGAAGTTTCCCATTTTAGTTACTCTTATCAATTTGACGCCGACTAAATCAAATTTGATGAAACAAGTGTTAGATATATGATAGAATTGCTCTATGCATGCAATTTGTTTCAGGCACTAAGGTCTAGCGAAGTTGGCTGTACACTATACAGGTAGTAATTTCTGTGTAGTTTATGTGAAATTTACAATTGCACGAGTTTGATTATCCTTTAATGCAATCATACGGAAGAAATTGACTTCACCAATTGAATAATTCAACGGTGAGTGATTTAATAAATTTCCTATTATTTTGAAGTTAGTTTCTCATGAATTATGTTAAAACATGAAATACTACCTCACAAATAGATAGCAGATTGTTTTCCAAAATATCCTTTTGACTCTTATAGGGAATGAAGATTCTGTCATGCCGATTTTCATTAGCTGCATAAATATGGCATTTTGAGCATTAGGTTCATCCTTCCTCGCATTGAGTTGTCAGACTCAATGTATATTTGGTGTTGAGATCTGTTGCTCTACTTAGCTTCATAATTATAATTACAATCAAGACAATCAACAGTGGTATTCATAGCAGGATATCTGGATGCTGTGTTGCCTTCTTTTTTGAAGTAATGAAGTACTAAACACACATTAACTTTTAAACATATGTTTCAATTTATGTGGTCAATTAGCTGTTTAAGATGTTAACAAGTTATAGCTGGCTAATGATAATTTACTAATAGTAAGTTATAAAGTAcaatgctatataaatatagaatCGCTGCATTTTTGTTTCTTATGTTTGTCTCTTGTGGCTGTCTCATGTCTTTTGTTCTTTTGAAGCTGGCCTTTTCTTATGTTGGTCTCAGATTTTCAAGGATTTCTCCTTTCTTCTATTTAGTCttttaagggttttttttttttttgtgtctagacaaggaaagaaacaaagcaaaaactatcttaaatccgagcggatgattcgttggagatcaacaccaggctcagaccaaataacatgattagagttactcttggcaccatatttagccatccaatccgcagctctatttgcttctcgggaCATCCATTCAACGTGAACAAACCAAGGACGAGATAAAAGCTCCTGAATCTTGAGAACCAAATCTGTTACTTCAGATGAATACCcacttgtaagctcatgcatgatGGGCAGAATGTCAAGGTAATCcgtttcacatataatatccctcaaaccgcaattccaagctaaaaccagccccttccaagcagcaaataattcacatctgattatagaccaagggggaatgcttccagagcagcccgagatccaatctcccttagaatctctaataatacaccaaaatcccgctaaatttgaatccatatacaagcttgcatcacaattaactttaaaaccaTTGCCTACCGGTGGTTCCCAACACATGCAATTTCGGAGAGACCTAAAGGCATTGCTTCGATTCCTGTAAAGCTGTAAGTTCTTGGCGGTAATTCTGGCCAAGGCAACAACCTTATGGTCTGTCCAAGGGTTGTCAATGTTGAATATGTCATTGCACCTATGTCTCCATACCCACCAAAGCCCTGCACCAAAGGACGCCTCATTGTTAGCCAAGGCCTTCCGAAACCACTCTTCAAGAGCAGTACCAGCCGTCGAGTCCAGGATACTAGGATCCAACATATACCAGATTCTTTTAAGGGTTTAATCACATCACAGTCCCATTTgaataaattttatcttttttatttttttttttttttggaaaatgtCCATAGTTCCTGTCGAAGggaattggaaacaaaataaGGTAGATTCCTAGATTTAGTTACACACTTTCTGCTTTTTAGTTATCTTACAACATGTCTTTAGGTGGAAAAACAAGACAAAAGTTCGGGTCATTTAATGTCTATATAAACCGAAACAGCCTTGCTCATATCTCACTCAATTTGCTAAACACTTGTTGTCTTTTGGTACCTCACATACAAAGCATATGCATTTTGTATGAAGCAGGAGTAGCACATAGGATTTTGGTGATGCTAGCTGTAAAAGTAACAATCTAAAAGACAATGGGAAGGATCAAATGATTTTGGTTGGTATTGCATTTCTGGTTCGAGCAGTGGTTTATTGAGCGTCTCGGTTTGTATCAGATATGCTGGTGACTAAGTATAACTTAATTTGTCTTCATTATCTCaagttatatatattttgtgtATCAACGCTAGAGGTTGGTATCCAATTATTCCAGGTTCAGTTTTTCCTTGAAGCGGTTTGAGACCAATCTTTGAGAATGATCATGCTCCATATAAGTTGGAGCAGAGATTTGCCCGTTGAAGCTGTTGTGTTGGTCTTTACTCAAATGGATGGAAGTGATCAAAGTGAACACAAAGGGAGGATCTGCCATCGCAAGATTATAGGTGTTCCAACTTCCAAAGAAAGGATGCGTATTCTAAAATTCTAAGCTTTTCCTCAGTATATTAACGAAAACTGCGAGTTAATATGGACATACGAAGTTGATGGCAATGATGAATGGGAACAATATCATAATAGATGCAAACTTTTCAATGCAATGTGTTGTTCATAGGCACTATACAAGTTAGTCCAGTAATTGTAGATTACGCATATAAGATAACAAACATGGAACTATGGAAGGTACACTGCGGAACTAGTGGAGACTCTGTGAAGGAGATATGTAAGGAAAGATATATTTGCATTCGCACATGGGAGCCACATAGCATTCAGGAGATgtctatttttttcaaaataaatatggtgtaataacaaaagaaaaaacatcAAGAATCAAATgagattttttgttttaatacaaACATGGCCCAAAATAAAGTACAACAGTATGCAATAATTGGTAgtgtttatcattgtattcattaattaaaaaacattttcataaagatattttTGTCATTGTAATATTATCTTCATGGGGGAAGATGTCTATCATGACTATTCACCTTATTAATTAGCACTACTTAAAAAGGAAATACGTATTAGTATTACATTCTAGAAAAAGAGTGTTTAACTATTTATTAGTGTCTCATTTTAACAAACTGATATTTTTTTCTTCCGGAAAGGCCAAAGTGTCCTTTTTTGCAAGGATATTTTTgttaaaagttaattttttaagtCCGTAatttaaaatagagaaaaagataaataagttCTTAACCTTTTGTCTTGCGGATATTTTTGTTTCTgatcattgaaaaatatttttaaatttctgaCATTCACAAAATTTAGACAGATCAGttcctccgtccaaatgcctccgtcatgAACTGATCCGTCTAAATGCCTCCGTTAAGGACTAATCTGTCCAAATTTTATGAAGGTCAatgacttaaaaatatttttcaatggtcagacaCAAAAATATTCGCGGAGCAAAAGGTTAAGACCCTATTTGTCCTTttccttaaaaataaaataaaaggaaaagggAGAATAAAAAACTTTGGTTTGTGCTGAGCATTGATAGAAGAAGCAGGCTCGTGAAGAAACATGGTGAAGATCTCGCTTGGCGGATACGACGATGGGGAAGGACCTAGCAACCGGATCCAGAAGCGACTCAGGATGGAACCAGAAGATGGCCAAGCAAGCAGAAACGAAAAGGAGGAGCATGCAGGAGATGGCGGCGAGGCTAGAAGTGCAGAGCATGATGAAAACCCTGTTGGATCTGTAAGCGACGATAAGGATAGGTCTATTTCTGTGACTATCATCGACCCCGATGTCCTCGATTGCTGCATTTGCTATGAACCCTTGACTTCCCCTGTTTTCCAGGTCAGTTTCCCCCTTCTTTATTCAATTTGGGCTTGATGCATGCTTCTGATTGCTATGTTAGAAAGGAATTATCATAATCAGAACCATTTGAGACTGGAGAATAAATGATTTTAGGGTTTGAAAGCTTGATTTGTTCCTTTGCAATATTCTTTAACTGTTTCAGTTTGTTGTCTCATTTAAATTTAGTGAAATATCTAACGATAAAATTTGTTTGTGATCCGTTAAATGGAGAATTCAGTGTGAGAATGGTCATATTGCTTGCTCTAATTGCTGTGCCAGACTTGGGAACAAGTGTCCCATGTGCTCAATGCCCATTGGCTATAACCGCTGCAGAGCTATTGAGAAGGTGCTGGAATCTATTAAAATATCATGCCTGAATGCAAAATATGGTTGTAAACATATGTTTAGTTACAGTAAAAAAAATGAACACGAGAAGGAATGTAACTTTCTGCCATGTTTATGCCCGCATTCAGGTTGTGACTTTCTTGCTTCATCTGAGGAGTTATCCCTCCACTTTAGCCATAGGCATATACATTCTGGAATACAGTTTACATACGATAAATTTTTCACTGTCTTCTTAAATCTTGATCACAAAACAATTGTTCTTCAAGAGAAGAATGATGCTAATCTGTTTGTTATTCACAATAACCATGAGCTTCTAGGGAATTTAATCCATATAACTTGCATTGGCCCCAAATCCAAGACAGGGTTTCATTATGATATCTTGGCTAGGTCCCAGGGAACCTCTCTAATATTGCAATCTTATACCAAGATTGTTCAAGGTCACTTTGCTGATGCTCCTTCAGCAGGGATGCTTTTGATTCCTTCTGATTTTTTTGGTTCCGGACAAATCAAGCTGGATATTCGCATAAGGTCATGATTTCATTACTTTGCTGGGGACTGACAGGTTTGTGTTGTTTGTATTCTTTGTTTACCACGTAGTAGATATTATAACTTAGTATTTAGTATTTAAGCACAAGTTGGAAGCTGAAGAATACTTGCAGTGATGTAAAGGATTATCGTTTCAAAACTGTCATGTAAATATGTTGTTTTCCAATTCCAATTCTATGCCTACACTTTATTGTTGTTCAGTCCAAGTGTTTCTGTTGTTCtttgtctttttaaaattaaaaaaaaaagtttgtgGCTGGTTGAGTGCTTTTCCAGTCAAACTGCAAAGAGCTTCTCACTGGAATTTGGATTACACGAAATGTGTATTTACTTAGCTAAGATTCTTAGCCGTTTATATATAGGTGAAGACTCAATATGCCTGGAGTGAGGTCTAAATTTGTTGCTGCCTGCTGGTGATGTTATTAGTTTATTACTCGAGTATTTAGAGGCTTATTGCCATGGCTCCCGTGGCCAGTGTTATACACTTATACCTTTTTTAGTTAAAATTTTGAGGACTTTAAAGCTTTCTAATTTAAAGCTTTAAAGGGTCCTTCGTCTGGTCACCCTTAATAAAAAGAGTCAAATTTATAGACGAATGTGATGTCTAAAATTGTATATAGAGTTTATTCATGAAAAGTTTCAACTCATTTTTATCGAGCTTGATATACCCTAAGGCGATATTTACTATTAGGCTAACATAAATGAGCAaacaaatgatgatgatgatgatgattgtctCCAACGTGCATGGTGCAAAGTCTGTAATTATTGTAAAACAACCAAAAGGATAGTACAATGCGTGCAACTATAGTGTGTAGTGCACGAATAAGAAAAACCAAGCAAGCACAAGCATCTTATACTGACAAGACATAAGTGTAAAATAACACAATTGCAACGACAAAGATAAGGTGAGGTCTGTGATagaccaaaaccaaaaccaaggcAACCATGGCAGCCAATCCCGAAGGTGATGACGATGGCCCATCTTCACCATTGGACTTGTAATAATATTGTTTCAGTGGAACCGCGAGGCGTCCATAGAGAGCAGTTAGCAACAACACAAGAGGCAAGATCAAGAGTAGCAAGTTGGCGTTGGCCGTAGCTGTCTGCATGGAAGCCTTGTAGTTcatatatgatgaaatccatagCAACAACACCACGATGCCAACTATGGCAACAAGTTGTAGAGGTGGAGCAGATACAGAATACAGAGTTTTCCCTGACCACCCTTGTTTCAATTCTGTATCTGTTTTATCGCTCAAAGTCGAAGCCATTCCCttgatttcttcttcttttttaagaTATTTATTAGTTTCTTGTGCACGTAGAGAACGGATAATGTATATAGTTACATATTTTCTCTACATATATAGCATAGCATAGTAAATATCTGTTTATTGCATGAGTTCCAACTTCCAAGAGTGAAAGCTGATTTTGACTCTATCTCCAGCCGAAGCCGACCTCTAATTTTGGAGTTTTGCCCACCGAGTTGGGCTGTGGTCACGTGTTTGATGGAGGAGCAAAGCGATAATGATGTGCAGATTATACCGCAATAATTGTTTCTATTTTATTCAGTGTTTTATCTCGGTGTTAATTTAACAAAACTTACGGCCTATATATCTTTTTGGAATGCTAAACGtcatagaatttattatttttattattaattagtNNNNNNNNNNNNNNNNNNNNNNNNNNNNNNNNNNNNNNNNNNNNNNNNNNNNNNNNNNNNNNNNNNNNNNNNNNNNNNNNNNNNNNNNNNNNNNNNNNNNNNNNaattataattataattataattatgactattattttctcaatttttataAACCTTTCTTTTTTTCGATTTTACTTTTCACGAGTCCATTTTCTTCTGTCGCAGTAACAACAAGAAGAAAATTTATCTTCTCAAATTCTTTAAACTCTTCTTCTTATCTTCAATTTCACACTCCACTCGTCCTATTCTCTTTCCCAGCAATAGCAACAAGAAGAAGAACCT contains the following coding sequences:
- the LOC107631567 gene encoding E3 ubiquitin-protein ligase SINA-like 10, translated to MVKISLGGYDDGEGPSNRIQKRLRMEPEDGQASRNEKEEHAGDGGEARSAEHDENPVGSVSDDKDRSISVTIIDPDVLDCCICYEPLTSPVFQCENGHIACSNCCARLGNKCPMCSMPIGYNRCRAIEKVLESIKISCLNAKYGCKHMFSYSKKNEHEKECNFLPCLCPHSGCDFLASSEELSLHFSHRHIHSGIQFTYDKFFTVFLNLDHKTIVLQEKNDANLFVIHNNHELLGNLIHITCIGPKSKTGFHYDILARSQGTSLILQSYTKIVQGHFADAPSAGMLLIPSDFFGSGQIKLDIRIRS